A window of Diceros bicornis minor isolate mBicDic1 chromosome 17 unlocalized genomic scaffold, mDicBic1.mat.cur SUPER_17_unloc_1, whole genome shotgun sequence genomic DNA:
ttcacacagtttcttagtacattttgagtctccacctggaattccgcctctcaggtgtgtgcacttagctggtgttccactttgtgcctctctgccagcctccccaaaggcacacactgcaccctgagtccattgtctgcttgatggcagtcaccctgcacaaaccggctccgggcagggagtggactatcGGGGTGTGGTcttccggcttaccctgggcaggttctaggttcattgcgagagctggagcagtggaagatactgactgtaaCTCACCTGGaatgtttcttatgtagaaatactccactgactttttgcaggtgtcatgtcttctttgtcttcattgctcctctgggctttctcctacagtccatgctgtgcagtaacatagagaacagagactggtgaacataatactgttgccctgcaccaaacggtcacatcactcatttttctaattatgaaacaaatacacactgtaataaaagtcaaattatactgatctatgtagagtaaagtgaaaccttccttctctgcaaactcactcccctactcagaatgaactattgttaagaggttgcggcttattcttctggaaatttcctatgaatttatatatacacaaagtttttttttaaacacaaattacATAAcgacatcgttttgcaatttgctgtttcccaaaccatatatcatagacctctctccttatcagtacacatcactctaacttacttttttagaagttttagaggtattccaaagaataggtataccatgatctgtttatatcttctttgatagaaacaggattacatccagtttcactattatacataatgctgcaataagatccttgtatggaatttattaaacTGGTATTCAATTGCTCAAtttgcttcctttccttttagTCGGAGACTATgatacatttttaacatttttatgggaattattttatagggaaattaattttatcactgaataatgacatttatggggaaactggacttcaagctcatccatctcagtattctggagaaaaattatgaaacttaGAACATATTATGCtcgctccatcacattctaacaagtcatgttaaaaatttaaagttgtatctttgaatagcctctactctttctgttcaggaGGATgaatttttcttgtcttgaaaacttctgactccaggggctctcagttggccttcagagaggataagatattgatgttgtatctatttctcttcagctgtaggttgcatcttctaaagatcatagaattgaacatggtccaatctatatatatgatttgcttcaaaaattcaaagtaatgaacccaagataggaatctataactttagttcttaataaagaatttcctttgatatcattaagtctctgtgattactagtaaaaactcacctatgggtgaagagatctggttctcctggcaatgtctggcttgaacatccatagctaagcctgccacatctgtaggtagattagacttgaccttttGATGACCTCTGctcttgttctttgacctggaaaatataagaattttaaaaagctggtgttactagcactgaatgctagaaatgcccattaaagaatgagtttcatttggtaaaccaaagggagtataagcagaacaaagtatttaatatctataaaatttcaaaaatttctaattttttaaaatataactctatttttgccaaagtgcaaactgtgtatatatgtatgaaatatccctctgtctatttcttaagtttttttccattgatttgatggatttatcttctaatcccgattccaagtgtgaaagaacatccgagtccttcaaagaaaagaagccattgaaatttgattctcTTTTAGCTCCGCATCCCAccggtttgaggaataaatgataatGTAATGATAcagtgattttgaaatctaattgttaattagaggggtgtaagggatgattgaatggtggttcatccccatggtcagaggtattgtacacatggacgtgtaaacacgattcaggaagctgtttcagccctgtgacatccctgagaaccacagtgcaggaggatctaggtacacagccgtctgcctcgatctcctggggtacatgtagatccaggagtcttgagagtggcttcagagcagctaacttttatctatttctacccttccttctctccagcttatctcaaatagtcctgactatcatgtttcaaagtaagaccaattatagttatctacctgagtttcttgttcattattgcagagtaataattaaggataccattaaatatcatttaattgacctaattaaatttgttgtagcttataattgattagaacactaagtttagttcagcGTATGATTTTCACCAAATGTATTactctgcttacaactgccatgtgcctcactcctcttagaaatctatctttggcccatcacaagattttaatgactcaaatcatcataaattaagataatgtactgtcttttggatgatagggaggcatatgggtccattttggaaatatgcccatctgtctttgctccccatgggaagtttctggtcactaggtctccaggtggctttcaTAATCCCTagttctgtaatagcttggtgcctttccttctaattggggtagaaataaaagagatcagagagacttattagttttggttgcatgaagtcttctatgaagaccatccatgcatattgttctggatagctctctgttcctaagactactagttactttaagggcttgacgggaactgtgaaaggtctgatattttaccttacctgctaGCTAAtgtcagcctaccatggtcttatagatgatggcaaaagacacgatacccatgggtcagagacaaagaacttaatgacacagcaatagcagtggccagagtatcagcatttgcaccggttcactgaatctcacttcctacagtgtGATACAGTGTGgggcaggtgacatgcagagggttgcaagatctcagagcctaaggaactcaaatctttgataacgggcaggatgtctgctaaacaTTGCCTTGGGGGTGTGTTATTTGTATTATACTGGgtagtaagcaagcctgccctttgctccagaggaggccactatttctatctttcaaggctgacagctctacacacatccttgaaaagacagcctggtcttactggctttcaaagataagcttgaatgagactttaccatcattcagttcttctgtttccattattgagattgtgcaaatatgctcttttctctgtagagttcactaattttattcatacataagggatacctttggttttatttattaagttgaaattgtcttattagaggaaatgatgaaactattatgggttggatctgaaaatatgcttttcccggaaaaatgtgaaagaagatcagtgctcatagaactttgccacaaggagctgatagcaacttaaacgattttaatttgaatactgttttatacaactttcttccatttacttcatcctctctgcttcttgtaacttccatatgggaatggggcactttcagggattcactgaactcatttataatattaaaattgttttgtctgttgtgtttttttttttattgaggtaaagttgacatacaaaattatattagtttcaggggtacaatgtaatgattcaatgtttgagtgtatattgaaatgatcaccacaccaccaccagatgggaagcatttcagtattttaattggtaagactGTGCTCATGCAcctccatggatcatcagttccatggcattccctgctggagccccccacacccctgtcctgcctcatctttcaaagctccaaacagtgttcccaccccagcaggtggtggtaatgtaaccacagcacacgATTGAGGAAAAAATCACAACCACCCAAGGCCGACACACTTTAAGGTCTCGggcccagttgccccatttggacgagttggtaacaccaacacttagtgtgtaaactggaagattgtccaagaccatggaccacAGAATGAcatgggctcagaagtcaccttggacagcaagggacagtgtgaggtcactcactgaccaagattatggtcccttatcctggcaaagtagagctcacccgggatccatcaggccaagccagggaggaggctgtgggccttctagggaatttctgccctaaagggaattgcataagaaaggcaggggtgctgaaaatcctactcCACAGGaaacagtcatgtttatggaacgaggcccagcagtagccttaaaagctgcatcacaaatctttcctcctggatacaaaacaagcaggaaaaggaattcagagtcctgatCAAGGATCAAAGGCGGATTCaaagctaggtcaggggtgaacacagagcccctagaggggcctcaagaGGGAAAGTcatgcctgcctttagtccatttgcaaatgaccttcctcaGTCCTTGTcgtctccacgtgcacgttttgatcttttacatggttttccccacttagagctgatgcaatcccagagattgaactagaaaactacaagttcctataATTTGGTTAAAAGacacctcaagaagagaagcataaaatgttccctgttcctccagaatgtagaaaggcagcccctgcctgtggcacgaaatgatcctgggtagtgctgttttaaagacacccacatttcagtggttgttgctctgcctgtgaaagtaccttcaacctttaaatcccaagagaacaggcGGGGGGCTGTGTcctctcctggaggagctgaatgatactgaaatgaaccggtcctcggtgttagggggacttgggactGTCCCCACTagtcagggaaggggctggcccttctccattctcccacatacaataagctgatgacccagaagagttctggattcaaggaaaaatgtgagattcagtgtctcacttacatgcctacagaaagcgacagaaccactccacaactcccaggctctaaagggaagaggactttaatataatattcaaatatggctattattatttacaacaaataactactgtccctctcCAGTGGGTGAATAGGTgttggggtagagatgtcagggagctggggtggggtcgtcccctctctcttggggttcaggggccccaggaatcagcttacaatgttccccttcccatcaggtgggaggagctggcccggtgcatcgcaagcctCCAAGCTGTGTCcgcgctgctgaggatggggctatGATCAGCCACTGGTACTGGGCTCggagttggggcctgggggctgagtagaattGTCGGGTTCTCTTGAGGGGCCTCCAataatcatggcccccaccctgtccccactgcactgggtgatccagaccttgtgctcagtgttgtcagccaccagtaccccatttgtctctgccacgtgagcgatcatttagtatcaactatttcacagagggggaaacagagtctcaggaagctgaagagagtcacccgagtcacaggagtgttcagtagtggagctgggatcccagtgccagctgtctgaCTCCCCAATGCCACGCTTAGCCcgagctttactgaacccctaggagtcagtcaccccggcccagacactcactcacccttgAACTTGACGATGGCCagttcttggccttgagtattctgttggccaactaggtctgggactccagctggcaggacaggctgtagctccaggacaaagaggcacctgtgagcctaccaggagccacacctcaggtgtccccccacagcctgcccagcagctggagtctgggtgtcccagaggtcaccaTGCAATAAGTCCTGGGCCTGAGTTGGGGGTCacagagacaggctctctggactggccaacagggagagtccacccctgccctcacccaactcctgtccggcCTCACCTACCGTTCTCGTTGAGCAAcaccatgtcctggaaccaggccccaaatcgctcctcggggtccaggttgtaattctttgcagccacctggagcagcaggatctccctcatgactcagtattcctgggaccagagggaaggagaggattcaGACAGGGcctggtgggggatgctgcatgggtcTTGTGGGTTGTGAGGTAAGGGGCAGGGGACCGGTCCTGGGAACCATCCTtctctccagttccatccaggctctacctgtttgcagaatgggaataatcagcccctcctccagaaaGTTTtacttgatgccatcctcccctcaagccacccgccaattggatgggtctcccacttctctgttatcaaactcttccactcaatgtaagatacagggggtggagccagggaattttctccccagaagctctctgatttccacctctttcccctcccccgcagggagtgccacagctgctcacctcagtcctttaCTCAAGATTAATCttgttctcctggaaggcagagagccagagtccattaGATAGAggcccctagcctgactagccccctatgcccaccctttctcatgttgcactacagCCAGAtccccagaggggctggggcatgcagagaaaacaggacttggacccaggccaggctctgggatccagagaagcaggacatgggggtcAGGCTGAGGAACGTGGCatcacaaccctctctgatgacagacttggagggtgAGGTCTCAGGCagacgggactgctcagccacatatgtgctgcctgacttggagaggcccaaagtctctctccctccatgggcagcataggagggagaggctgagtccaactcagataaaacctcatgcagctgtgccatcaggcagctctgagcttccctagcctggggaaccagaatgggtgtctcaggtggagcctctgttcacttaTCCCTAAGAttggcctgatgccccagctcccaggggcggctgcgagcctctcaggagagatgtgccaagtgctgagagctcagagctcagtttggaGTCTcctgcatcccaaggctcaggatcctggttcTCCCTACCTGCTCCTCATGtccacccacctcgagattatcacccatcagcaggtgcagcatcagcaggtcaccgaggaaagtacCAAGATATgcgatgacactctgtgacatcggggtgtgtgtgggatgagcccttgctctcaagtctgcCCCctggagaccctcccctgaaaagtcctcaccctcatacTCTCTGCCCACCCCAATGTTCCCACAGGCAGCAGCCTAAGACCCTCAgaagcctcccctcaattcctcctcccttcacaccccaagaacaccacactcctcctcctcaccttccagggccggcttctggcaaatcacagggtatgcggtccctggccctccccacaacaaacccattctgcaccagatctcccaggccctcctcctggtcacttctactgagggattcaggcactgtggcagcaagaggaagggccctcctctgtttatttgaggcctccagcagagaccctcccccacaggcatattctcctgctgctgctgcttctcgtgcactctctgggggctgatctccgGGGAGGCAAACGTGGAGGAcccctcctgccaggatcgaggacagtgtcagtgggccatactcccctcacctcatttctctccagcaccactggcctccgaccctgaACATCTGACTCTAGTCAACTGGTAACAATGTCACGCCACCCTCCAAGGTTttctgattctagaacaagcccgtctccaactctcactctgggtgtgagcttgggcttgtggcctggaCTCTCTCAGCCTGTTtactcatctggaaggtgtgagaactccagctacttcacaggttctcctgaggactcagagtcacatgactgtcatcattgtgttcgccttcacccctccaggtggaacaggcagaaagctcccacattcctttcctccctcttacctcatcacagccctgtgaggcctgcaccacagaaccaccatccctcccttccctgatgaggataCAGAAGCCCAaagaggggcagtgagttgctcaggggcccaaagaggagaggcccctTGACCCTCCCAGCCATAGGCTCTGTTCCAACATCCTCCCCTAaccaccagccccaccactgacaagagtcctgtccccgagctctcaaagcttggtcctgggccgagccgtGGATGGAGAGGACTGGGTGTCTTGgcagtctggttgagtggctcctgcctgccccagtcccgtggagtgtTTGGCCCCCAAGCTGGGACAgtggccatgccaaagccttctcctccccaaggaacccctcaggacattcccctgcattgaactctttctttatccactaagGAACTGGACCTCCAAgttgccacctctgatccacagggaaaggGGTGACAGAACACTTTCcttccctgtttacatgaagTTCCTAacatcctttcagcaggatccactaagaatccatcagttgcctagacgctgcTGATAAGCCACcaggggcatatgtcattgccaaccaggcactcaggttaaactcgtggttgactcgagtgattgctctaggggtccagtggggggtcccagaatgcacacacatctgtctctggtccagcagttcagacccaaggatgagcagcctatTTGTCCACCTGGTCCATGGGAATCCCCAGCTATAcatgtccctggggcaggcagggttccCTTCCtttggagatgtggtgaagagagaaggagcagcaggggcctggcttgctgaggacaggtttaggttgagggctaaacccacctcAACAACCCAACATCCTGGAAGGCGCTActtccagcaggatggacatgcgtagaagccagagacctgctgatggcaccagctcagcaactcctcctggaacagcccagccaacaccactgtgtcccatgaccagggcctcctgcccaaaaatcgCACCCCACCGGCCAAGGGGCCTAACAGATccttctgcttgttaacctggacaggATAGacaggaatgtttcagagaaagttcaagtgagaaactatcaaacccacagcctgcccagtccccctccccctctctcccctcctctctttccagaggcCCAGCCTttactctaccttggtcatcagttatcttctcaaggactcgtcttggctatagagctccttcagtttttcagagctgtccctgagaggaggggaaagagggaaggataaatttagggataatgtgaggggtctgagtgcaaatcccttttctttgacaacccaagagattcaaccttcCTGGgagagtgttctcactgggctcctctgagtgctaaggtCCCATGGGACtaggagggggctctcctgttggtcactggggtgtCCACTCCCAAGAtccacagagcagctctgtttcgaccactttgagtttcaactggtcgtagagttctgttgctataaacacttgaatatCTCCAATGTGGTTCAACCCAgcacctgacatttagggaaactgagtcttgaagcagaactggttcactaaggacaccaggagacttagagacaacacaccgaggcccaggccctgtccccagcatttgctgcctcccaggaattcccagctgactgaggagacaatggcagacatacaggagatcccccatccaccctggtcctcctatggaaagaggcctacccacagggaaacttcctcccatgtgttcttcaagtggtttgtggaggttttctgcagaacagagatgacagtgcgggtTGAGAAGTTCTTCCGGATcacgcactcctggggaagggaagagagtgaggtgTGAGGTGGGGTGCTGGAACCCCTCTTGATCTAGCTTCaatccccttctatttaaatcacccctcctggatgagacagacgctcagggagccccagaagggcacatttaagacccaaagagtaacactcacagggaggaggattttagctcaacccagggaaggagccaggtaggaagtgagcatcctaccactgggacctggagttaaggtcagcgtgcccctggcaggaagggcctagggacttgcaggggcttagaccacacacttcaatcctgggagctgataaaggtggagagacaATTCCCAAGGCTCCAgtgaggggctccactgggcctcccacaacacacctgggccacctggatccagtgctcccataccctcgccctgtcctgggtcATCATGCTCGCGTTCCCGAGGCAGGTgatgatgacgaggctggccacccttctgaagtggtcgacggtggcctggacAGTGGGTgtcaggtgctcattgccgggcttgttcctcttgccccaggtgaagcccaggcactgagagggcaccaccttctggaagagctcctggggaacagggagagtgtcacccagccctgccacaccccagctctgtgtccacagcccccaaagtcccaagcaggggtcacaatttagagctggagctcaggaaccTCAAGATGTGGCCTGAGTCTTGTGAGAGTCTCTGGgtattcttctctgtccaccaagggtacccagcacaggatgacccaggacccaatacggGTAGGGAAGGGataggggcatttgcacccagcccgtcctggctaaccccaagctccagacggtggctcaactcagcTCATGCCGAGGGAGCATCTTCCACCACCATGATccgccctctggtcccactccccattctgatgcacattcccccgtggcagctacaaccacgggccttgtttgtctcccttgtagtgaagtacacgtcaggtgtctaataagtcttGAGgttgttgagcctcctgagcagacggttgggctaCTGTGGACCTGAcggcacacagtgagttcccctccaccattGATTGGCCacgccctgcccagctttccatttcttctacctcatggagctggcaaaGCCATTCTGTGCAGCACGTActcttaatgtccacctctatggcctgcaggtggacagcaaaggcttggggttCAGAAAGTTCCCCAGGACATACAGTTggtaaggggcagagccaggaattGGGTCCAGATCATAGAAGTCCAGATCAGGTCTGgcgcaacgatggcagagggaaggcctgctccacctcaccctgagagcccagctgcttaccgcatccatcatggtcaactgctccaccatcagctgaggagggaaggccgtgaggttgggcttcttctcacactCCTTAAGAGCCGCaagtggagatggacttcccactagataTGATGGTCCAGCTCAACAGCTACCTCTcttgctggagccaatgttggcccttgctccagctccaacactgctgatggaggtgagGCCCACTCCAGCACTAGAAgaggtgatgtcaacggagctggagccagttctacctccaccactgcccattgGTCTACTTCTGTCACTGTCTGGAGTTCTGCAGCTGCCGCTGTAgtggaataaagagaaaagttcactcacatagctggcTTTCCATGTGTCCTAAACACAGGAaatatcccacttcccttccatgtagccagcctgcagtcccccttaccctctggctctgccttagtggcctccagaagctcacactgggcaagagtaagagggtcaaggcagctcagctccgaaccaggcaggAGActtgcgtgtacatcccctttagcttgaaaaagggacagcacaagtctggtcccaccctagttctggttcAACTTCGTCATCTCAATGTCCTGAGTGTGGCTCCtgatctcatctcagagcagcactggatggcgtctgtggcctcatgcacctgacccttgtctagtgagttggtggagttgaaaccattgggcagctcctcaatGACCTCCTGAgcggagttctgcaaagactgctcgggagctgggccagaaggaatcaggggctgcctgcagactgccactggggtcaacccctaagagaaagtctgctcctcggttcaggcacagagggacatccttgCAAAGAagtgtggtcagggagggaaggagatgaaacctctatggctcggtAGCACAAGAGTAGAGGAGTTCactttctcatgctgccagccatgatctgagctatgaacatgacagactcccca
This region includes:
- the LOC131401808 gene encoding ral guanine nucleotide dissociation stimulator-like, encoding MVEQLTMMDAELFQKVVPSQCLGFTWGKRNKPGNEHLTPTVQATVDHFRRVASLVIITCLGNASMMTQDRARECVIRKNFSTRTVISVLQKTSTNHLKNTWEEVSLDSSEKLKELYSQDESLRR